GCGCGACGTGCCGGTGGATGTTACGCTCGATGACCTGAAGTACACCAAACTGCCCGACTTCCGAAAGGTCGAAGCGATGCTGATGGATCTCGGATTCAAGTCGCTTCTGGCAAAGCTTCATGCCGAAGAGAAGATATTCCTCGGCAACGAAGCGCCAAGTGCGCTTGCCCCGCATTCCGAACCCGCCGCCGAAACGCCCCAAGTACAGGACCGAGGCGCCGTGAAGACGATCCGATCCGTCAAGCACGAATACCAGACCATTCTCGGGCTCAAGGAGTTGCGAAGTTTGGTATCAAAATTAAAAACAGCCAAGGAGTTGTGCTTCGATCTCGAGACCACCTCGTCGAACGCCATGCGCGCCATACCAATCGGCATCTCCTTCTCGGTCACACCGCACGAAGCATATTACATCCCGCTCAAACTCGAAACGCCGCCGAGCGATCTGTCGTCGCTCTTCGGCGAGAACACGAAGGGCGAACCGGCCGAAGCGAATGCAACAAACACGGGGTTGGCGGCAACCGACGTATTCGCACTGCTGAAACCGATCCTCGAAAGCCAGCGGATAAACAAAGTCGGTCAGAACATTAAATACGATGCGCTCGTACTTCGCAAGTACGACATCAAGGTTACGCCGATCACGTTCGATACGATGATCGCATCGAGCCTCTTGCAATCCGACGGCTTACTCTCGATGGACGATCTGTCGCTGCACTATCTGAATTATCAGCCCGTCCCGCTGAGCGATATTGCAGGCAAGCTCAAGAAAGAGACGTCGGCCGAAGTCATGGCGGCCGTCGATACGCATCAGCTTGCAGAATATGGCGCGGAAGATTCGGATATTACGCTGCAACTCAAGCATGCGATCCGTAAGGAAATCGAATCGAAACAGCTCACGAAGATTGCGAACTTCATCGAGTTTCCTCTCATCGAAGTGCTGACCGCCGTCGAATATAACGGCGTAAAGATCGATACGAAACTGCTGGCGGAAGTGAGCAAAGAAATGGAGCGTGAGGCACACGCTGTCTGCAATAGTATCTATAAGCATGCCGGCGAGCAGTTTAATATCGACTCGACCAAGCAACTCGGGGAGATCCTGTTCAAGAAAATGGGTTTGCCGCCCGTGAAGAAGACGAAGACAGGCTATTCGACCGATGCGTCGGTGCTCGAACAACTCAAAGCGCATCACCCGATCGCCGAGGATATTCTCAACTATCGTCAGTACCAGAAGTTGCGCGGGACCTACGTCGATGCGCTGCCGACGATGGTTAATCCCGACACCGGACTTGTCCATACGAGTTACAACCAGGCGGTCGCAGCAACGGGACGCCTGTCGTCGAACGATCCGAACCTGCAGAACATCCCGGTGCGCACCGAAATGGGCCGCGGACTCCGAAAGGCATTCGTCTCTCGCTTCAAAGGCGGACAGATCTTTTCGGCGGACTATTCGCAGATCGAGCTTCGCATCATGGCGCACATGGCCAAAGACGACGGCCTTATCCGCGCGTTTGCCAACAGCGAGGATATTCATACACAAACGTCAGCACGTGTGTTCGGTGTCAAGCTCGAAGACGTGACTCGTGACATGCGCCGCAAAGCGAAGGAAGTGAACTACGGCATCATGTACGGCATCGGCGCCTTTGGTCTTTCTACTCGTCTCGGCATCTCGCAGAAAGAAGGCAGCGAGATCATCCGAAGTTACTTCGCCGCATTTCCATCGATCAAGGATTTCATCGATTCGACAATCGCATTCGCAAAGCATACGGGGTATGTCCAGACGCTCCTCGGTCGCCGTCGATATATGTCGAACATCAACGCCTCTAACCAGACCGTGCGCGCTGCCGACGAACGCGCGGCAATCAACATGCCTATTCAGGGTACCGCGGCGGAGATGATGAAGCTGGCGATGATCACGATCCAGCGCGAGCTCGAACGCAGGAAGATGAAATCGCTGATGATCATGCAGGTGCATGACGAACTCGTCTTCGATGTCTACCCCGGCGAAAAAGACGATGTCAAAGAGATCGTCGAGTATCGCATGCAACATGCGTTGCCGATGGCAGTGCCGCTCGAAGTAGATTCAGGGTTCGGAGCAACCTGGTTCGACGCCCACTAAATAACATGATCGGGGCGGACGAGCCCCTGCTCGGTGATAATAATATCCAACGGGATATCGTGCGCTTCGCGTGGGATCGCATCCGATTCCTGTGCGCAAAATGCAAGACCGATCTTCGGTACACTTGCAGCAAGCTCGGCAAGAAACCGGTCGTAGAATCCTTTGCCATAGCCGAGTCGTGTCCCCGCTCCGTCATACGATACGACGGGGAGAATCACCACATCGATCTCGCTCGGACTCACACGATGCACTCGCTCCGGCTCCGGCACGGCGAACGAACCTACAGTGCGCTTCTCGGTAAGTTCGTACGATTCCATTCGTCCGTCGTCAAGTGTTACCGGCGAGACGATCCGGATGCCGTCGGCCCGCAAGGCATGGATGAGTTCGCTCGTATCGACTTCGCTTCGAAAACTCAGATAGCAATGAACCGTTCGTGCGCCAAGTTCTTCGATAATCTCCTGTGCGCTCTTCTTGATCATGTGCGAGAATGCGGAGCGAAGATGTTCGGGGATGTCGTTGCGCCGCTGCAAGGCCTGACGGCGTAAGGTCTCGCGGAGTTCTTTGGTAGGTTCCATCCGCAACTATTTCACGAGAGTAAATCGGTCTGTAATCGTCGTACGACGGCCAGCATCATCTACAAAATTCAGTACGATCCCATACGCACCGGAGCGTAAACGACGCGTGTCAAATGTGAGCGTCCGTGCTCCGGCAGAGAGTGTCGAAGGATCTGTTGCACCGACAACGGTGCCGTTCTCGAGTGATTCGACGGATGCCGTCACGGTCGATGCGACCGGAAGCGAGCAATCCACAACGACACGATCGCTCATAACCGGATTTTCGCGAACGATCGCCGTGTAACCTGCTCGCACAGATCGAAGATACCATCGCATTTCCGGATCGCCGCAGAGGTTCGGTGCCGTCACGGTGATCGAATCGTCGGCAAACGACAAACAACCGTCGAATTCCGGACTGGTCGTCTTCATGACGATGGTCGCGACGCTATCACGCAGAACGACAAAGCGTAGGGTGAGTCGAATAATCGAGTCGATCGACGCCGGAAGCGGGCCGGATGTGCTCGTAAGTGTGATCCGGTATTCCCCACTGCCGATCGTCGCAGTATCGACCGTCACTGCAGGCGCAAGCGACGCGATCAGCGACGCAATATCCGGCTGCGCGAGCGTTGTAGGGGTGATACGAACATCGAAGACGAGCGTTGTCATCGCATACCGCACAATCTGCGGATCGAGCTGGGGCATCACCGTCACAGCGCGCTCGGTCGGCGACGACTCGGCACTAAGTATAACCGTCGTTTCAAGCGGATGCACATGGATCGCTATACTATCGAGCAGCACGAGCGTGTTCTTCCACAACAACCGAACGAAGATCGTCGTATCGTGCACAAGCGGCTGCGAGGGACGATACGTAAAGTCAATTGTCTGGACGTCGCTCGGTGCGAACGTCGTCGGCGCCGAGAATCCGCTAATTGTCAGGTTCGGATCGCTTACACGGAGTGCGTCCACCGTCACCGGATATTTTCCCGTATCGCGAATGGTGAATGTGCCGTGGAATGTCGAGTCGATCCCGCAGGTCACATCCA
This Bacteroidota bacterium DNA region includes the following protein-coding sequences:
- a CDS encoding 5-formyltetrahydrofolate cyclo-ligase; the protein is MEPTKELRETLRRQALQRRNDIPEHLRSAFSHMIKKSAQEIIEELGARTVHCYLSFRSEVDTSELIHALRADGIRIVSPVTLDDGRMESYELTEKRTVGSFAVPEPERVHRVSPSEIDVVILPVVSYDGAGTRLGYGKGFYDRFLAELAASVPKIGLAFCAQESDAIPREAHDIPLDIIITEQGLVRPDHVI
- the polA gene encoding DNA polymerase I, producing the protein MAEREKPLLLLIDGMALAYRSYFAFISRPLTNSKGQNTSAVFGFMTGLHQALEMHKPDYAAVCFDTPQPTFRHEMYKEYKATREAMPEDMRPQIKEIKELTQAYKIPLLELSGYEADDLIGTLSLMADKNKIETVIITPDKDFCQLVSKHVKLLRPKDANTLDLMDEKAVEEKYGLKPEQFIDYLALVGDTSDNIPGVKGVGEKTATPLIQEYGDLDGVYTHLDKITKKALKEKLTNDKENAYLSRTLATIKRDVPVDVTLDDLKYTKLPDFRKVEAMLMDLGFKSLLAKLHAEEKIFLGNEAPSALAPHSEPAAETPQVQDRGAVKTIRSVKHEYQTILGLKELRSLVSKLKTAKELCFDLETTSSNAMRAIPIGISFSVTPHEAYYIPLKLETPPSDLSSLFGENTKGEPAEANATNTGLAATDVFALLKPILESQRINKVGQNIKYDALVLRKYDIKVTPITFDTMIASSLLQSDGLLSMDDLSLHYLNYQPVPLSDIAGKLKKETSAEVMAAVDTHQLAEYGAEDSDITLQLKHAIRKEIESKQLTKIANFIEFPLIEVLTAVEYNGVKIDTKLLAEVSKEMEREAHAVCNSIYKHAGEQFNIDSTKQLGEILFKKMGLPPVKKTKTGYSTDASVLEQLKAHHPIAEDILNYRQYQKLRGTYVDALPTMVNPDTGLVHTSYNQAVAATGRLSSNDPNLQNIPVRTEMGRGLRKAFVSRFKGGQIFSADYSQIELRIMAHMAKDDGLIRAFANSEDIHTQTSARVFGVKLEDVTRDMRRKAKEVNYGIMYGIGAFGLSTRLGISQKEGSEIIRSYFAAFPSIKDFIDSTIAFAKHTGYVQTLLGRRRYMSNINASNQTVRAADERAAINMPIQGTAAEMMKLAMITIQRELERRKMKSLMIMQVHDELVFDVYPGEKDDVKEIVEYRMQHALPMAVPLEVDSGFGATWFDAH